One window from the genome of Pedobacter schmidteae encodes:
- a CDS encoding polysaccharide biosynthesis/export family protein yields the protein MKNLHLVLFISLVFLACSPQRNLVYFSNLSEISSSQIKNIPELKLQKNDQLSITVNSLNAEYNALFAGANNNSTNTQPNTRTGFKINENGVVNLPLIGNLKVEGMTIEEAKQLITNELKKQIKNPVVDLQLVNFKITVIGEVNHPASLTIPDDQINLLEALGMAGDMTVYGKRENVLVIRETNGVRNMTRLNLNDKSVYDSPYFHLKQNDIVYVEPDKSKEKEYSPNNRALPIITACISAVAVLLTAFLR from the coding sequence ATGAAAAATTTACACCTTGTTTTATTCATCTCTCTGGTCTTCCTGGCCTGCTCTCCTCAAAGAAATCTTGTTTATTTCAGTAATTTATCGGAAATCTCCAGTAGTCAGATTAAGAATATACCTGAACTTAAGCTTCAAAAAAATGACCAGCTAAGCATAACGGTAAATAGCCTCAATGCCGAATACAATGCCTTGTTTGCAGGAGCCAACAACAACAGTACGAATACACAACCAAACACCAGAACAGGCTTTAAAATAAACGAGAACGGAGTGGTGAACCTACCACTGATTGGGAATTTAAAGGTTGAAGGAATGACCATAGAAGAAGCCAAGCAATTAATTACAAATGAGTTAAAAAAACAAATTAAAAACCCTGTAGTAGACCTTCAGCTGGTTAATTTCAAAATTACGGTTATAGGAGAAGTGAACCACCCTGCCTCTCTAACCATCCCCGACGATCAAATCAATTTACTGGAAGCTTTGGGTATGGCCGGAGATATGACGGTATATGGCAAACGAGAAAATGTTTTGGTTATCCGTGAAACAAATGGCGTACGTAACATGACCAGACTTAACCTTAACGATAAAAGCGTATATGATTCACCATACTTTCATTTAAAGCAAAATGACATCGTATATGTTGAACCTGATAAATCAAAAGAAAAAGAATATAGTCCAAATAATCGTGCCCTACCTATCATAACAGCCTGCATATCAGCCGTAGCCGTATTGCTAACCGCATTTTTAAGATAA